From the genome of Thermogutta terrifontis, one region includes:
- the moaC gene encoding cyclic pyranopterin monophosphate synthase MoaC, whose product MTGDSSVQRENLESQKRPSHWADGRANMVNVSHKPESLRRALAEARVRVSPELAAIIQSQSLFKGDLFTVASLAGIQAAKRTGELIPLCHNLPLDWVDVRVELRDLTVVIEAEVHTTGRTGVEMEALTAAAVAALAVIDMGKSVDRGMVIESVRLLEKSGGQHGDYRAPDRREEDAK is encoded by the coding sequence ATGACCGGTGACTCGTCGGTTCAGAGAGAGAATCTTGAATCGCAGAAGAGGCCAAGCCACTGGGCGGACGGCCGGGCGAACATGGTCAACGTGAGCCACAAGCCCGAGTCCCTTCGTCGCGCCTTGGCTGAGGCCCGCGTCCGTGTTTCGCCGGAGCTTGCCGCAATCATTCAGTCGCAGTCGCTGTTCAAGGGCGACCTGTTCACCGTCGCGTCGCTCGCTGGGATTCAAGCCGCCAAACGTACCGGCGAATTGATCCCGCTCTGTCACAACCTCCCCCTGGACTGGGTCGATGTCCGGGTGGAACTTCGGGACCTGACTGTGGTCATCGAAGCAGAAGTCCACACGACGGGTCGCACGGGAGTGGAAATGGAGGCGCTCACGGCCGCCGCGGTGGCGGCCCTCGCCGTCATTGACATGGGCAAGAGTGTGGACCGGGGAATGGTCATCGAATCCGTGCGGCTTCTGGAAAAGAGTGGGGGCCAGCACGGGGACTACCGGGCACCCGATCGACGGGAAGAAGACGCAAAATGA
- the cmr4 gene encoding type III-B CRISPR module RAMP protein Cmr4: protein MSDATKTTTQGALLFIHAQTALHPGSGTALGTVDLPVQRERHTGWPNIAGSALKGVLRDACREKIHQATGQPRKVVNEEHPDIVTIFGPGKVDESSAHAGALTVSDARILAYPVRSLRGVFAWVTCRGVLERLCRDLALIGMPLPSLPTTWPAEHKALVPTNSPLMVGQSNQATVVLEEFDYKVIGPSDGVAEWLANHAVADKFAQERMKSHLVVLSDDDFTHFVRNATEIVARIALDYERKTVKEGALFYQEFLPAETLMYSVLLANSSRNERASMDAAEVLGKVRQCLEDVRVLQIGGDETTGKGLCAVHVLQQ from the coding sequence ATGTCTGACGCGACAAAAACCACCACACAGGGCGCACTGTTGTTCATCCATGCCCAGACGGCGTTGCATCCCGGCTCGGGAACGGCCCTGGGTACTGTCGATCTTCCCGTCCAACGGGAACGGCACACCGGCTGGCCGAACATCGCGGGCTCAGCCCTCAAGGGTGTCCTCCGCGATGCCTGCCGTGAGAAGATTCATCAGGCCACCGGGCAGCCACGCAAGGTGGTCAACGAGGAACATCCGGACATCGTCACCATCTTTGGACCGGGCAAAGTGGACGAGAGCAGCGCCCACGCAGGCGCCCTCACCGTCAGCGATGCCCGCATTCTCGCCTATCCCGTGCGTTCGCTCCGTGGGGTGTTTGCCTGGGTGACGTGCCGCGGCGTTCTGGAGCGTTTGTGCCGCGACCTGGCCCTGATCGGCATGCCGCTTCCGTCGCTTCCCACAACCTGGCCGGCCGAACACAAGGCCCTCGTTCCCACGAACTCACCGCTCATGGTGGGGCAGTCGAATCAGGCGACTGTGGTCCTCGAGGAGTTTGATTACAAAGTGATTGGCCCAAGCGACGGCGTGGCCGAATGGCTGGCGAATCATGCGGTGGCTGACAAGTTTGCCCAAGAGCGTATGAAGAGCCACCTTGTCGTGCTCTCTGACGATGATTTCACCCATTTTGTCCGTAACGCCACGGAGATCGTTGCCCGAATCGCCCTCGATTACGAACGGAAAACGGTTAAGGAGGGCGCCCTGTTTTATCAGGAATTTCTCCCGGCCGAGACCCTCATGTACTCTGTGCTGCTGGCCAATTCCAGCCGGAACGAAAGAGCTTCCATGGATGCTGCGGAGGTGCTCGGCAAAGTTCGGCAGTGCCTGGAAGATGTCCGCGTGTTGCAGATCGGGGGTGACGAAACCACGGGAAAAGGCCTCTGTGCGGTGCATGTTCTGCAGCAGTGA
- the mobA gene encoding molybdenum cofactor guanylyltransferase, translated as MVDRIPVYILAGGKSRRFGSDKALATLAGEPLLVRLARMVTPFATSVTVVADRPGKYSSLGLRTIGDLSPGQGPLGGLITALDDLREPWMLLLSCDLVLVKASWIDRLMSARRANSLAVAFHHDVWEPLCALYSRDIRPRVQEAITAGRWSLQELLAAVPAVSVALPPDWPPIVQINTPDDFRRAEEWLKMARQPEA; from the coding sequence ATGGTCGATCGAATTCCCGTCTATATTCTGGCCGGTGGTAAGAGCAGGCGATTCGGCAGTGATAAAGCCCTGGCGACTCTCGCTGGTGAGCCTCTCCTGGTTCGGCTGGCGCGAATGGTGACACCGTTTGCAACTTCAGTGACCGTGGTGGCTGACAGGCCGGGCAAGTATTCCTCGCTGGGACTGCGGACGATCGGGGATCTATCTCCCGGTCAAGGGCCGTTGGGCGGTCTGATCACCGCCCTGGATGATCTCCGCGAACCCTGGATGCTTCTGTTGTCGTGCGACCTGGTGCTTGTGAAGGCCTCGTGGATTGACCGACTGATGAGCGCGCGTCGCGCCAACTCGCTTGCCGTGGCTTTTCACCACGACGTATGGGAGCCGCTCTGCGCACTTTATTCCCGGGATATTCGTCCTCGTGTGCAGGAGGCAATAACGGCCGGGCGTTGGAGTCTTCAAGAACTCCTCGCGGCGGTGCCCGCGGTGTCGGTGGCCCTTCCGCCAGATTGGCCGCCGATCGTGCAAATCAACACGCCGGACGATTTCCGCCGCGCTGAAGAGTGGTTGAAGATGGCGCGCCAACCGGAAGCGTGA
- the cas10 gene encoding type III-B CRISPR-associated protein Cas10/Cmr2, whose translation MDDRAFIVFSVGPVQSFISAARTLRDLWTGSFLLAWLTRKAMEPIYSKHGAAAFIEPDMSRDPMSPQNLRKELRSPCLPNRFLAEVPANEAEALAQACRDAFDNAWQTIADNVRQALQTEIAKLKGDGAVEWESSVERLWNAQVDSFFDVRVSVVPRGAIPGDAVRSLLGERGESGGTWAHASAEDRLWTDQAELAARVHATHKVIRKVTRYSPTPDAQGMYPGKCSLLGTYEYLGPAELTKAAAFWQVLSGKNGVSIGGVRIRPGERLCAVSFVKRFAWPAYFVNELAVDPRKMRLEDLATVAAAEWLSHEPELSPQTVRDQHGVWSGEWLHWERPEQDEEEGACPPDVWKQIKKKRDNQGKAPAYYAVLMMDGDRMGKHLRAKPGREHPRTISKALMTFALNHAPKIVEDNHGVLVYCGGDDVLALLPTTKVISCARELNKAFREVWAREVLKGQPGDTATLSAGIAVVHYKEDLRFALETARQAEKHAKNNGRDLVAITVCRRSGEHTVALCPWPFLDILQGWISAFTPSQESPAGASDRWARHLYRDLPVLKGLPVDAMKAEIRRQVDRAEESTRKRLSPEAPKKAGAKIVEQLELFGSLWDQRSRSLPKAGATPGASAGRNGQLLENFLTLCQTASFLARRRDE comes from the coding sequence ATGGATGATCGTGCGTTCATTGTTTTTTCCGTCGGGCCGGTCCAGTCCTTCATTTCTGCCGCGCGGACACTGCGGGATCTGTGGACCGGCAGTTTCCTGCTGGCCTGGCTAACCCGTAAGGCCATGGAACCGATCTATTCAAAACACGGGGCGGCGGCTTTTATCGAGCCCGATATGAGCCGCGATCCCATGTCCCCGCAGAACCTGCGCAAGGAGCTTCGCTCCCCCTGCTTGCCGAACCGGTTCCTCGCTGAGGTTCCGGCCAACGAGGCAGAGGCGCTCGCTCAGGCCTGCCGGGATGCTTTCGATAATGCGTGGCAAACTATTGCGGACAATGTGCGCCAGGCATTGCAGACGGAAATCGCCAAACTGAAGGGCGACGGAGCCGTGGAATGGGAGAGTTCAGTCGAGCGTTTGTGGAATGCCCAGGTTGACTCGTTCTTCGACGTGCGGGTGAGCGTTGTGCCCCGGGGAGCGATTCCAGGCGACGCGGTCAGGTCATTGCTCGGTGAGCGGGGAGAGTCAGGAGGCACCTGGGCCCACGCGTCAGCAGAAGACAGGCTGTGGACGGACCAGGCGGAACTGGCCGCCCGCGTCCACGCCACGCACAAGGTGATCAGAAAGGTCACCCGATATTCGCCGACACCGGACGCCCAGGGGATGTATCCCGGCAAGTGCTCTCTGCTCGGAACTTACGAATATCTGGGACCTGCCGAGCTGACAAAGGCCGCCGCGTTCTGGCAGGTTCTCAGCGGCAAGAACGGGGTGAGTATTGGCGGGGTACGAATCCGCCCGGGCGAACGCCTCTGTGCGGTGAGCTTTGTCAAACGGTTTGCCTGGCCGGCCTATTTTGTGAACGAACTCGCGGTTGATCCCCGAAAGATGCGGTTGGAAGACCTGGCAACCGTCGCCGCTGCCGAATGGCTCAGCCACGAGCCGGAGCTTTCTCCCCAAACAGTCCGGGACCAGCATGGCGTTTGGAGTGGCGAATGGCTCCACTGGGAGCGCCCCGAGCAGGATGAGGAGGAAGGGGCCTGTCCTCCGGATGTCTGGAAGCAGATTAAAAAGAAACGGGATAACCAGGGCAAGGCACCGGCCTATTATGCCGTGCTGATGATGGATGGCGACCGCATGGGCAAGCATCTTCGGGCAAAGCCCGGCCGCGAGCATCCCCGAACCATCAGTAAGGCCCTGATGACGTTTGCACTCAATCACGCTCCGAAAATTGTGGAAGACAATCACGGCGTTCTTGTGTACTGCGGTGGGGACGATGTGCTGGCGCTGCTTCCCACAACGAAGGTGATCTCCTGCGCCAGGGAACTCAACAAGGCCTTTCGGGAAGTGTGGGCTCGCGAGGTCCTAAAAGGACAGCCAGGAGACACCGCCACGCTCAGTGCCGGCATCGCCGTCGTCCACTACAAGGAAGACCTCCGCTTTGCCCTGGAAACTGCAAGGCAGGCTGAAAAGCATGCCAAAAACAACGGTCGGGATTTGGTCGCCATCACCGTCTGTCGCCGGTCGGGTGAACACACCGTAGCGCTTTGTCCCTGGCCCTTTCTGGACATCCTTCAGGGGTGGATCTCCGCCTTCACACCCAGCCAAGAGAGTCCGGCGGGGGCATCCGACCGCTGGGCACGCCATCTGTACCGTGACCTGCCTGTTTTGAAGGGGCTTCCCGTCGATGCGATGAAGGCCGAGATCCGTCGGCAGGTGGATCGCGCCGAAGAGTCGACGCGAAAGCGACTGTCACCCGAGGCACCCAAAAAGGCGGGGGCCAAAATCGTGGAACAACTGGAGCTTTTCGGCAGTTTGTGGGACCAGCGCTCACGGTCGCTTCCAAAAGCGGGGGCCACACCGGGCGCATCCGCCGGCCGAAATGGTCAACTTCTGGAAAACTTCCTCACCTTGTGCCAGACGGCATCGTTTTTGGCGAGAAGGAGGGATGAATGA
- the csx15 gene encoding CRISPR-associated protein Csx15, with translation MPGLWILNFSHPLTPEQKKQIRALTGQRISKVIDLKCQFDPQQPFVDQMRALLDQIELTYEQWQTLPIVVNPPSFAPIACLFLAELHGRVGHFPAIMRLRPTSDVPPQFEVAEIINLQQVRDQARERRMKETAS, from the coding sequence ATGCCGGGATTATGGATTCTCAATTTCAGTCACCCTTTGACACCGGAACAGAAGAAGCAAATTCGTGCGCTCACGGGTCAGCGGATCAGCAAGGTGATTGATCTGAAATGTCAGTTCGATCCACAGCAGCCGTTTGTTGACCAGATGCGCGCGTTGCTGGACCAAATTGAACTCACGTATGAACAATGGCAAACCTTGCCCATCGTGGTGAATCCGCCCTCTTTCGCTCCCATCGCCTGCCTGTTTCTGGCGGAGCTGCATGGAAGGGTGGGGCATTTTCCGGCCATCATGCGTCTGCGCCCCACGAGCGACGTTCCGCCCCAGTTTGAAGTGGCGGAAATCATCAACCTGCAACAGGTGCGCGATCAGGCCAGGGAACGACGCATGAAAGAGACCGCCAGTTGA
- the cmr5 gene encoding type III-B CRISPR module-associated protein Cmr5, which produces MANATKPEKKTLDQRRAEHAWQAVQAVNPNKKDQEAKKKFEEFCRQAKKLPVRIIASGLGQALAFLKAKNYAPKLLVALGDWVLDKRINPDSKKPEPDDMALLKAVVEGDAEFLRWATDEVLAYLQWLVRFADAEGSEGSATTD; this is translated from the coding sequence ATGGCGAACGCAACAAAACCCGAGAAAAAAACGCTCGATCAACGTCGGGCAGAACATGCATGGCAGGCCGTTCAGGCGGTGAATCCGAATAAAAAAGATCAAGAGGCGAAAAAGAAGTTTGAAGAGTTTTGTAGGCAGGCCAAAAAGTTGCCGGTGCGGATCATTGCCTCCGGATTGGGACAGGCCCTGGCGTTTTTGAAAGCAAAAAACTACGCGCCGAAGCTGCTCGTGGCCCTGGGAGATTGGGTGCTCGATAAACGCATCAACCCGGATAGCAAGAAACCAGAACCAGACGACATGGCCCTCTTGAAAGCCGTTGTCGAAGGTGATGCCGAGTTCCTCCGTTGGGCCACCGACGAAGTCCTGGCCTATCTCCAGTGGTTAGTCCGATTCGCGGATGCAGAAGGATCCGAGGGCAGCGCAACGACCGACTGA
- the cmr3 gene encoding type III-B CRISPR module-associated protein Cmr3: protein MSRQLKHLGALLEPLDVLFFRDGRPFAAATRGSSGLPTPQTTAGAIWASLLRAMGCNFDKIRDVYIRAAENHRLEESDYQAVWRQGLQEAGAPEWFFSMTIRGPWLVRRRGGDRKDPSDDKPDPAHWELLFPMPATVFSFKKSELAERPEIWLGQPLSRNQTLPGWKPPRAGMRPIWVSTREDVETCKGFLTAAGMQKFLQSKPSQNFNKEDFVSESELFGHDNRTGIGINPQRLTSEEHQIYAASFLALKQEVAFYVELHLPPEGESVWKSVSFLRWGGEGKQVAVKHFDKPLEFPRAVPQNGQKPLLVLTTPGIFEDGWYPRCLAGELVAAAVPGEVAVSGWDLVRRGPKPTRFAASAGSVYFLERLPETLSDPLSDKPLDQQQGWGCFLQGVWNDV from the coding sequence ATGAGTCGGCAACTCAAACATTTGGGGGCCCTGCTCGAGCCGCTGGACGTCCTCTTTTTCCGTGATGGTCGCCCATTTGCAGCGGCGACGCGTGGCTCCTCGGGCTTGCCTACCCCTCAAACCACGGCGGGGGCCATCTGGGCGAGTCTCCTTCGGGCCATGGGCTGCAATTTCGACAAAATACGTGATGTTTACATTCGCGCAGCCGAAAATCATCGCCTGGAAGAAAGCGACTATCAGGCGGTGTGGCGCCAGGGCCTCCAGGAAGCCGGAGCACCTGAGTGGTTCTTTTCCATGACCATTCGGGGTCCGTGGTTGGTCAGGAGGCGTGGCGGGGATAGGAAAGACCCTTCGGACGATAAGCCCGATCCTGCGCACTGGGAACTCCTGTTTCCCATGCCGGCCACTGTGTTCTCGTTCAAAAAGAGTGAGCTGGCAGAACGGCCGGAAATCTGGTTGGGGCAACCGCTTTCCCGGAATCAGACCCTGCCCGGCTGGAAGCCTCCTCGGGCCGGCATGCGGCCGATCTGGGTGAGCACTCGAGAAGATGTGGAGACCTGCAAGGGGTTTCTCACCGCGGCCGGGATGCAGAAGTTTCTTCAGAGCAAACCGTCCCAGAACTTCAACAAAGAGGACTTCGTCTCGGAGAGCGAGTTGTTCGGTCACGACAATCGCACCGGAATTGGAATCAATCCTCAGCGACTCACTTCCGAGGAACACCAGATCTACGCGGCGAGCTTCCTCGCTTTGAAACAGGAGGTGGCCTTTTACGTGGAGCTGCATCTGCCGCCCGAGGGCGAATCGGTGTGGAAATCGGTGAGTTTTCTCCGCTGGGGCGGGGAAGGCAAACAGGTGGCGGTCAAGCATTTCGACAAACCGCTCGAATTTCCCAGGGCCGTTCCTCAAAACGGGCAAAAACCCCTGCTCGTGCTGACGACACCTGGAATCTTCGAGGACGGATGGTATCCCCGGTGCCTGGCGGGGGAACTGGTGGCGGCCGCTGTGCCGGGTGAGGTGGCCGTCTCCGGCTGGGACCTCGTGCGCCGGGGACCCAAGCCCACACGTTTTGCCGCCTCGGCCGGTTCCGTGTATTTCCTCGAACGCCTTCCGGAAACACTTTCGGATCCGTTGTCTGATAAGCCTTTGGACCAGCAACAGGGTTGGGGCTGCTTTTTACAAGGAGTTTGGAACGATGTCTGA
- a CDS encoding MogA/MoaB family molybdenum cofactor biosynthesis protein produces the protein MITPFRVAVLTCSDRCSRGESEDRSGPALVQFVREKWSAEVLAAACLPDDADLICRQILTWAEGAPPPDLILTTGGTGLGPRDVTPEATRRILDRPWPAILELARLRCLPQTPLAYLSRGEAGVVRRSLVINLPGSPRGALETLAAIADVIPHAIAMLHGEGHEQRAHGDPR, from the coding sequence ATGATCACGCCGTTTCGCGTTGCCGTCCTCACCTGCAGTGATCGTTGTTCTCGGGGTGAAAGCGAGGATCGCAGCGGTCCCGCCCTGGTGCAGTTTGTTCGAGAGAAGTGGTCGGCGGAAGTCCTCGCGGCGGCCTGTCTCCCGGATGACGCTGATCTGATCTGCCGACAGATTTTAACCTGGGCCGAAGGCGCACCACCCCCGGACCTCATTCTGACCACGGGGGGAACCGGCCTTGGGCCGCGGGATGTCACACCTGAAGCGACTCGCCGCATCCTGGATCGTCCCTGGCCGGCCATCCTGGAACTTGCCCGACTGCGCTGCCTTCCGCAAACGCCTCTGGCCTATTTATCGCGGGGGGAGGCCGGTGTGGTCCGACGATCTCTGGTGATTAACCTTCCCGGTTCTCCCCGGGGCGCGCTCGAGACCCTTGCCGCCATTGCCGATGTTATTCCCCATGCCATTGCCATGCTTCACGGTGAAGGGCATGAACAACGCGCCCACGGCGATCCTCGGTAA
- a CDS encoding molybdopterin molybdotransferase MoeA, protein MSTNRERTDTASPGETVARWADSLSPVEAEEVELSEAVGRVLAVPLVADRDSPPLDVSAMDGYAVRWEDLQNRPAVLPVIGEARIGQPPLELAPHSAIRIVTGAPVPKGADTVLRREWVREHGTHIEVPAELGVSRGQDIRFQGENISAGQTVVPEGTLVTAPILGACAGFGHSRVRVFRRVRVALLVTGNELVAVDDTVQPWQLHDSNSWSLRGLLSMVPFLELRLLQHIPDDLDQMVAALTGALDQVDLVLMTGGVSMGDTDFVRPALEKIGATIVFHKLPIRPGKPLLGAMCHDRPVMGLPGNPVSVLVTACRFAGMVLRRLGGISRWQPRPTLVEVNDPEVSNPTLWLYRPVRLVEQAVAEFLPTRGSGDLVSAARSDGFVEIPPNTVGTGLRHYFPWSLL, encoded by the coding sequence ATGAGCACCAACAGGGAACGAACAGACACAGCGAGTCCGGGGGAGACGGTAGCGCGGTGGGCCGATTCACTTTCTCCCGTCGAGGCTGAAGAAGTGGAACTTTCTGAGGCAGTGGGACGTGTGCTGGCGGTGCCGCTGGTCGCCGATCGCGATAGCCCGCCGCTCGATGTCAGCGCCATGGACGGTTATGCCGTACGTTGGGAGGACCTGCAGAATCGTCCGGCTGTGTTGCCGGTGATCGGCGAGGCGCGGATCGGTCAGCCCCCGTTAGAGCTTGCGCCGCACTCCGCGATTCGAATCGTGACCGGCGCGCCCGTCCCCAAAGGAGCGGATACGGTGCTTCGTCGCGAGTGGGTCCGGGAACACGGGACGCACATTGAGGTTCCCGCCGAACTGGGCGTTTCGCGGGGACAGGACATCCGGTTTCAGGGAGAGAACATCTCCGCTGGGCAAACCGTGGTCCCGGAAGGAACGCTCGTGACGGCACCCATTCTGGGGGCGTGCGCGGGCTTCGGGCACAGCCGGGTGCGGGTGTTTCGGCGGGTCAGAGTGGCCCTCTTGGTCACCGGGAATGAGCTGGTGGCCGTCGATGACACAGTCCAACCGTGGCAGCTTCACGACAGCAATTCGTGGTCGCTGCGGGGATTGCTGAGCATGGTGCCTTTCCTGGAATTGCGGCTGCTCCAGCATATCCCGGACGATTTGGACCAAATGGTCGCGGCCCTGACGGGAGCCCTCGATCAGGTGGATTTGGTGTTGATGACGGGCGGCGTTTCGATGGGAGATACGGACTTCGTTCGGCCCGCGCTGGAAAAAATTGGCGCGACGATTGTCTTCCACAAGTTGCCCATCCGTCCCGGAAAACCTCTCCTGGGGGCGATGTGCCACGACAGGCCGGTGATGGGGCTTCCCGGCAACCCCGTCTCCGTTTTGGTCACCGCCTGTCGCTTCGCCGGCATGGTGCTGCGACGTTTGGGTGGGATTTCCCGCTGGCAGCCGCGTCCCACCCTGGTGGAGGTGAATGATCCCGAGGTGAGCAACCCCACGCTGTGGCTGTATCGGCCGGTACGCCTTGTGGAACAGGCCGTCGCGGAATTCCTGCCGACGCGGGGCTCGGGAGACCTTGTGTCTGCTGCCAGGTCTGATGGCTTTGTGGAAATTCCGCCGAATACGGTAGGAACAGGTCTTCGCCATTATTTTCCCTGGAGCCTGCTATGA